In Bythopirellula goksoeyrii, a single window of DNA contains:
- a CDS encoding anti-sigma factor family protein, translating into MIEKIKQTFAVANMNCREASVLLANVDELELSRWHRFGLWAHLLVCGTCRQFRDQMRFLKQLVASAPTELLDLGFSRSTRLSTQCASRIKALLREEASKQ; encoded by the coding sequence ATGATTGAAAAGATCAAACAGACATTCGCAGTCGCGAATATGAATTGTCGCGAAGCAAGTGTTCTCTTAGCGAATGTAGATGAACTAGAGCTTTCCCGTTGGCACCGGTTTGGCTTATGGGCACATTTGCTTGTCTGCGGCACTTGCCGTCAGTTTCGCGATCAGATGAGATTTCTAAAACAACTGGTAGCCAGCGCTCCAACGGAACTTCTCGACTTGGGATTCTCGAGGAGTACCCGACTTTCCACGCAATGTGCATCTAGAATCAAAGCACTGCTTCGCGAAGAGGCTAGTAAACAATAG
- a CDS encoding sigma-70 family RNA polymerase sigma factor gives MEETRQTVAVEQEKSCPTSVDPTEWVDLYGDLLMSYAVARLRKQDLAEDMVQETFLAAWKRRQEFEQRSKFSTWLIAILRNKIADHFRAAGRELHSNEDSDELPGELFTKSGKWSRQLTPWNAAPDQVAEDREFWSVFADCLAEMPAHLSYVYRLRELNSTAVKEIGAQLAISVSNVAVRLHRARISLRQCLEEKWFQE, from the coding sequence GTGGAAGAAACGAGGCAAACGGTGGCGGTTGAGCAGGAAAAATCGTGTCCTACCAGTGTGGACCCCACCGAATGGGTCGACCTCTATGGCGATCTGTTGATGAGCTATGCTGTGGCTCGACTGCGAAAGCAGGATCTGGCTGAAGACATGGTTCAAGAAACTTTCCTGGCTGCCTGGAAGCGGCGGCAGGAATTTGAGCAGCGAAGCAAGTTTTCGACTTGGTTAATTGCGATTCTGCGGAACAAAATCGCCGATCACTTTCGCGCGGCGGGTCGTGAGTTGCATTCCAACGAAGACTCGGATGAGCTTCCGGGAGAGTTGTTTACAAAATCTGGGAAATGGTCGCGTCAGTTGACCCCTTGGAACGCTGCACCCGACCAGGTGGCAGAGGATCGTGAATTCTGGTCCGTTTTCGCCGACTGTCTGGCGGAAATGCCAGCCCATTTGAGTTACGTCTATCGATTGAGAGAATTGAATTCAACGGCTGTGAAAGAAATTGGTGCCCAACTCGCAATCAGCGTCTCCAACGTTGCCGTTCGACTCCATCGTGCCCGAATTTCGCTCAGGCAGTGTCTCGAAGAAAAATGGTTTCAGGAGTGA
- a CDS encoding class I SAM-dependent methyltransferase has translation MLTVEKTVSDAAEKPLPKIMLADGNWVSLTGLSPDQLRDLQWEQEQQFARAMQLFPPHSRDRALVIGQAYDTVCTILAAQQSDEEPFVMGFDKRYGRLVLDLLYRQVDRGIGRPRLFEIGYGTGTLLKTIGEHGFPAGGVEISATMREQAIATLGAVHSDELLLGDLRSVDPASFIDKPSLVYWNDVFEHICPDEISAYLEHIHSLLLPGGSLVTITPNWLLRPSDVTRLFCPLRTEARGLHLKEYRLAEVVELLKKAGFKRIATPLMVSRSRIYLAGNGLRYFKQIVEPLLDRLPVDKSHLLCRGMGLSYTIATK, from the coding sequence ATGCTCACCGTCGAAAAAACTGTTTCTGATGCTGCCGAAAAGCCCTTACCCAAGATCATGCTGGCCGACGGCAATTGGGTATCGCTCACCGGGCTTAGTCCGGATCAACTGCGCGATTTGCAATGGGAGCAAGAACAACAATTCGCCCGCGCGATGCAATTGTTTCCCCCTCACAGTCGGGACCGGGCACTGGTGATTGGCCAGGCCTACGATACGGTTTGCACGATACTCGCAGCTCAGCAGTCAGATGAAGAACCCTTCGTCATGGGCTTCGACAAGCGATACGGCCGGTTGGTACTCGACTTACTCTATCGACAAGTCGACCGTGGAATCGGTCGACCCCGATTGTTCGAAATTGGATACGGTACTGGAACATTGCTCAAGACGATTGGAGAGCATGGTTTTCCCGCGGGTGGAGTGGAGATATCTGCCACAATGCGAGAGCAGGCTATCGCTACGTTGGGGGCCGTACATTCCGACGAGTTGCTTTTGGGCGACTTGAGATCGGTTGATCCCGCCTCGTTTATTGACAAGCCTAGTCTTGTCTATTGGAACGATGTGTTTGAACACATCTGTCCAGATGAAATCTCTGCTTACCTGGAGCACATCCATAGCCTACTCTTGCCAGGTGGGTCGCTTGTGACCATTACACCGAATTGGTTGCTGCGGCCTTCGGACGTCACCAGGCTCTTTTGTCCGTTGCGAACCGAGGCTCGCGGCTTGCATCTCAAAGAGTATCGGCTCGCCGAGGTAGTAGAGCTGCTCAAGAAAGCTGGCTTTAAGAGAATTGCTACTCCACTGATGGTCAGTCGCAGCCGGATTTATCTCGCTGGTAACGGTTTGCGATACTTCAAGCAGATTGTTGAGCCATTGCTTGATCGGTTACCAGTCGACAAATCTCATCTGCTCTGTCGTGGAATGGGACTTTCGTACACGATTGCTACGAAGTAG
- a CDS encoding spondin domain-containing protein — protein sequence MRIVSPAVAEIVQLRVTAENLAPTNSVSFAPLRIGFHNGTFDSFDSGSPAFLLGFPSIADAPIVTVAEGGSGSNWFPAFAAADPNATLGSIAPGGPFLPGASSSETFTIDTDVNPYFTFASMVVPSNDFFIGNDSPTAYQLFDGNGNLQINTINQAARQIWDAGSELDIAENAAFLQIGNNDQRVDQNGTVDFSFETLGTVFNGLTTAPGYVFDSQLSADTPVFRISFEVVPEPASLLLLGGVGLLGMIATGRCR from the coding sequence ATGCGCATAGTTAGTCCAGCAGTAGCAGAAATCGTGCAGCTAAGAGTTACTGCGGAAAATCTGGCTCCCACTAACAGCGTAAGCTTTGCCCCTTTGCGCATCGGATTTCATAATGGCACATTCGATAGCTTTGACAGCGGCTCGCCGGCCTTTCTTTTAGGATTTCCTAGTATTGCTGACGCTCCGATTGTAACCGTCGCAGAAGGGGGATCGGGATCAAATTGGTTTCCTGCTTTCGCCGCGGCAGATCCTAACGCAACACTTGGATCAATCGCCCCAGGGGGCCCGTTTCTGCCGGGTGCAAGCTCTTCCGAAACATTCACGATTGATACTGATGTGAATCCGTACTTTACGTTTGCATCCATGGTTGTGCCTAGCAATGATTTTTTCATCGGCAATGACTCTCCGACAGCGTACCAACTGTTCGACGGCAACGGCAATCTACAGATTAACACTATCAATCAGGCCGCGCGGCAAATCTGGGACGCAGGATCCGAACTCGACATTGCTGAAAATGCCGCGTTTCTTCAAATCGGAAACAACGACCAGCGGGTCGATCAGAACGGCACTGTTGATTTTTCTTTTGAAACTTTGGGGACCGTTTTCAACGGCCTAACTACTGCACCCGGATACGTTTTCGACAGTCAACTCTCGGCAGATACGCCCGTGTTCCGGATATCCTTTGAAGTTGTTCCCGAGCCGGCGTCGCTTCTACTTTTAGGAGGTGTGGGGCTCTTGGGTATGATAGCCACCGGTCGCTGTCGCTAG
- a CDS encoding protein kinase domain-containing protein: MKVLIAEDNPLWRGMLTQNVQSWGHDPVIAEDGTQAWEILQKEDAPRLVILDWQMPGMDGIEVCRLVKRNPNHPFTYVVMLTSRDAQEDMVAGLDAGADDYLTKPIDPAVLKSRMAAAERIVKLVPPKEWTVPQVEGYDVKQMLGKGVFATVWEAERQQSSETVALKIIRVDLATDDVFGRFAREIELMEKLDHPNIAKIYDSHIDKTLGYYAMELVQGGTLEKYVQEKKPKGAVLIYMIAKVCDALDHAHKQGVIHRDLKPSNIMMTLEDEPKLVDFGLARSMFMANAEDSAVQSMDGSVIGTPMFMSPEQARGENDKLDGRADIYAVGIILYVMLLRKHPHKINHQDRWETIHQIASGQVRRPSEVRPNFDKRLEDIIMKALANQPAFRYQTAGEFAKALRHFLKQLVKDKKS, translated from the coding sequence ATGAAGGTACTCATCGCCGAAGACAATCCACTCTGGCGTGGCATGCTCACCCAAAATGTCCAATCCTGGGGACACGATCCCGTGATTGCCGAAGACGGCACACAGGCATGGGAAATTCTCCAAAAAGAAGACGCACCTCGCCTCGTGATCCTCGATTGGCAAATGCCAGGAATGGATGGTATCGAGGTATGTCGCTTGGTGAAACGTAATCCTAACCATCCGTTTACCTACGTAGTAATGCTCACAAGCCGTGATGCTCAGGAGGATATGGTGGCTGGCCTGGATGCCGGGGCCGATGATTATCTCACCAAACCGATCGATCCCGCAGTTTTGAAGAGCCGGATGGCGGCCGCCGAACGGATCGTCAAGCTGGTGCCCCCCAAGGAATGGACGGTTCCCCAGGTCGAAGGCTACGACGTCAAACAGATGCTAGGAAAAGGGGTCTTTGCCACTGTTTGGGAAGCGGAGCGACAACAGTCAAGTGAAACCGTGGCACTCAAAATTATTCGCGTTGATCTGGCAACCGACGACGTCTTCGGCCGTTTCGCCCGTGAGATCGAATTGATGGAGAAGCTAGACCATCCCAATATCGCCAAGATTTACGACAGCCATATCGACAAGACTCTCGGTTACTATGCGATGGAATTGGTGCAAGGTGGCACACTGGAAAAGTACGTTCAAGAGAAGAAGCCGAAGGGAGCCGTTTTGATCTACATGATCGCCAAAGTATGCGATGCGCTCGATCATGCCCATAAACAGGGAGTTATCCATCGTGATCTGAAACCCTCGAACATCATGATGACCCTTGAGGACGAACCGAAGCTGGTTGATTTTGGCCTTGCTCGCTCAATGTTCATGGCCAATGCCGAAGATTCCGCCGTGCAATCCATGGACGGTAGTGTGATCGGCACTCCCATGTTCATGTCCCCCGAACAGGCTCGCGGTGAGAACGACAAACTCGATGGCCGTGCCGATATCTATGCGGTGGGCATTATTTTGTATGTCATGCTCCTGCGTAAACATCCCCATAAGATCAACCATCAAGATCGTTGGGAAACGATCCACCAGATTGCTTCAGGGCAAGTGCGCCGACCGAGTGAAGTACGTCCGAACTTTGACAAGCGGCTCGAAGATATCATTATGAAGGCACTGGCCAACCAACCTGCCTTCCGTTATCAGACCGCGGGTGAGTTTGCCAAAGCGTTACGGCATTTCCTCAAGCAACTCGTGAAGGACAAGAAATCGTAG